Proteins found in one Tamandua tetradactyla isolate mTamTet1 chromosome 3, mTamTet1.pri, whole genome shotgun sequence genomic segment:
- the DLX1 gene encoding homeobox protein DLX-1 isoform X1, whose translation MTMTTMPESLNSPVSGKAVFMEFGPPNQQMSPSPMSHGHYSMHCLHSAGHSQPDGAYSSASSFSRPLGYPYVNSVSSHASSPYISSVQSYPGSASLAQSRLEDPGADSEKSTVVEGGEVRFNGKGKKIRKPRTIYSSLQLQALNRRFQQTQYLALPERAELAASLGLTQTQVKIWFQNKRSKFKKLMKQGGAALEGSALANGRALSAGSPPVPPGWNPNSSSGKSSGGSAGSYIPSYTSWYPSAHQEAMQQPQLM comes from the exons ATGACCATGACCACCATGCCAGAAAGTCTCAACAGCCCTGTGTCGGGCAAAGCGGTGTTTATGGAGTTTGGGCCGCCCAACCAGCAAATGTCTCCTTCTCCCATGTCCCACGGGCACTACTCCATGCACTGTTTACACTCGGCGGGCCATTCGCAGCCCGATGGAGCCTACAGCTCAGCCTCTTCTTTCTCCCGACCGCTGGGCTACCCCTACGTCAACTCGGTCAGCAGCCATGCGTCCAGTCCTTACATCAGTTCGGTGCAGTCCTACCCGGGCAGCGCCAGCCTCGCCCAGAGCCGCCTGGAGGACCCAG GGGCGGATTCGGAGAAGAGCACTGTGGTGGAAGGCGGTGAAGTGCGCTTCAATGGCAAGGGGAAAAAGATCCGCAAACCCAGGACGATTTATTCCAGTTTGCAGCTGCAGGCTTTGAACCGGAGGTTCCAGCAAACTCAGTACCTGGCTTTGCCCGAGAGGGCGGAGCTCGCGGCCTCCTTGGGACTCACACAGACCCAG GTCAAGATCTGGTTCCAGAACAAGCGCTCCAAGTTCAAGAAGCTGATGAAGCAGGGCGGGGCGGCTCTGGAGGGTAGCGCACTGGCCAACGGCCGGGCCCTGTCTGCCGGCTCCCCCCCTGTACCTCCCGGCTGGAACCCCAACTCCTCGTCTGGGAAGAGTTCAGGCGGCAGCGCAGGCTCCTACATCCCCAGCTACACGTCTTGGTACCCCTCGGCGCATCAAGAAGCTATGCAGCAACCCCAGCTCATGTGA
- the DLX1 gene encoding homeobox protein DLX-1 isoform X2: protein MTMTTMPESLNSPVSGKAVFMEFGPPNQQMSPSPMSHGHYSMHCLHSAGHSQPDGAYSSASSFSRPLGYPYVNSVSSHASSPYISSVQSYPGSASLAQSRLEDPGQDLVPEQALQVQEADEAGRGGSGG, encoded by the exons ATGACCATGACCACCATGCCAGAAAGTCTCAACAGCCCTGTGTCGGGCAAAGCGGTGTTTATGGAGTTTGGGCCGCCCAACCAGCAAATGTCTCCTTCTCCCATGTCCCACGGGCACTACTCCATGCACTGTTTACACTCGGCGGGCCATTCGCAGCCCGATGGAGCCTACAGCTCAGCCTCTTCTTTCTCCCGACCGCTGGGCTACCCCTACGTCAACTCGGTCAGCAGCCATGCGTCCAGTCCTTACATCAGTTCGGTGCAGTCCTACCCGGGCAGCGCCAGCCTCGCCCAGAGCCGCCTGGAGGACCCAG GTCAAGATCTGGTTCCAGAACAAGCGCTCCAAGTTCAAGAAGCTGATGAAGCAGGGCGGGGCGGCTCTGGAGGGTAG